One region of Sus scrofa isolate TJ Tabasco breed Duroc chromosome 3, Sscrofa11.1, whole genome shotgun sequence genomic DNA includes:
- the ABHD11 gene encoding protein ABHD11 isoform X3: MSYEAMSQDLQDLLPQLGLVPCVLIGHSMGGKTAMLLALQRPELVERLIAVDISPVESTSSSNFPNYVAAMKAIDLPNGASLSSARKLASEKLSSVIQSISVRQFLLTNLVEVDGHFVWRVNLDALSQHWDKILNFPPRQESYSGPALFLIGGNSQFVLPSHHPEIRRLFPRAQMQTLPNAGHLVHSDSPQDFMAAIRSFLA, translated from the exons ATGAGCTACGAGGCCATGAGCCAGGATCTGCAGGACCTCCTGCCCCAGCTGGGCCTAGTGCCCTGCGTCCTCATTGGCCACAGCATGGGAGGCAAGACAGCCATGCTGCTGGCACTTCAAAGG CCAGAGCTGGTGGAGCGCCTGATTGCCGTGGACATTAGCCCAGTGGAGAGCACATCCAGCTCGAACTTTCCGAACTACGTAGCAGCCATGAAGGCCATAGACCTCCCGAATGGGGCATCCCTCTCCAGTGCCCGGAAACTGGCCAGTGAGAAGCTCAGCTCTGTCATCCAG AGCATAAGCGTACGGCAGTTCCTTCTTACCAACCTGGTGGAGGTGGATGGGCACTTCGTGTGGAGAGTGAACTTGGACGCTTTGTCCCAGCACTGGGACAAAATCTTGAACTTCCCACCACGGCAAGAATCCTACTCTGGACCAGCCCTCTTCCTCATTGGTGGAAACTCTCAATTCGTGCT TCCCAGCCACCACCCTGAGATTAGGCGGCTCTTCCCTCGGGCTCAGATGCAGACCTTGCCTAATGCTGGCCACTTGGTCCACAGCGACAGCCCGCAAGACTTCATGGCTGCCATCCGAAGCTTCCTGGCCTAA
- the ABHD11 gene encoding protein ABHD11 isoform X2: protein MLRCARAWRLPHRGIGPSSPSFSRVPVALSSSQGGTEPRPVPLSYKLLDGEVARPPLVFLHGLFGSKANFSSIAKALAQQTGRRVLTVDARNHGDSPHSPDMSYEAMSQDLQDLLPQLGLVPCVLIGHSMGGKTAMLLALQRPELVERLIAVDISPVESTSSSNFPNYVAAMKAIDLPNGASLSSARKLASEKLSSVIQSISVRQFLLTNLVEVDGHFVWRVNLDALSQHWDKILNFPPRQESYSGPALFLIGGNSQFVLDSPQDFMAAIRSFLA from the exons ATGCTCCGCTGCGCCCGCGCCTGGAGGCTCCCCCATAGGGGGATCGGCCCCTCCAGTCCCAGCTTCTCCAGAGTGCCTGTTGCACTCAGCAGCAGCCAAGGCGGCACAGAGCCGAG GCCGGTGCCGCTTTCCTACAAGCTTTTGGACGGGGAGGTAGCCCGCCCGCCCCTCGTCTTTTTGCATGGGCTCTTTGGAAGCAAAGCCAACTTCAGCTCCATCGCCAAGGCCCTAGCCCAGCAGACTGGCAGGAGG GTGCTGACAGTGGATGCTCGAAACCATGGCGACAGCCCCCACAGCCCAGACATGAGCTACGAGGCCATGAGCCAGGATCTGCAGGACCTCCTGCCCCAGCTGGGCCTAGTGCCCTGCGTCCTCATTGGCCACAGCATGGGAGGCAAGACAGCCATGCTGCTGGCACTTCAAAGG CCAGAGCTGGTGGAGCGCCTGATTGCCGTGGACATTAGCCCAGTGGAGAGCACATCCAGCTCGAACTTTCCGAACTACGTAGCAGCCATGAAGGCCATAGACCTCCCGAATGGGGCATCCCTCTCCAGTGCCCGGAAACTGGCCAGTGAGAAGCTCAGCTCTGTCATCCAG AGCATAAGCGTACGGCAGTTCCTTCTTACCAACCTGGTGGAGGTGGATGGGCACTTCGTGTGGAGAGTGAACTTGGACGCTTTGTCCCAGCACTGGGACAAAATCTTGAACTTCCCACCACGGCAAGAATCCTACTCTGGACCAGCCCTCTTCCTCATTGGTGGAAACTCTCAATTCGTGCT CGACAGCCCGCAAGACTTCATGGCTGCCATCCGAAGCTTCCTGGCCTAA
- the ABHD11 gene encoding protein ABHD11 isoform X1: MLRCARAWRLPHRGIGPSSPSFSRVPVALSSSQGGTEPRPVPLSYKLLDGEVARPPLVFLHGLFGSKANFSSIAKALAQQTGRRVLTVDARNHGDSPHSPDMSYEAMSQDLQDLLPQLGLVPCVLIGHSMGGKTAMLLALQRPELVERLIAVDISPVESTSSSNFPNYVAAMKAIDLPNGASLSSARKLASEKLSSVIQSISVRQFLLTNLVEVDGHFVWRVNLDALSQHWDKILNFPPRQESYSGPALFLIGGNSQFVLPSHHPEIRRLFPRAQMQTLPNAGHLVHSDSPQDFMAAIRSFLA, from the exons ATGCTCCGCTGCGCCCGCGCCTGGAGGCTCCCCCATAGGGGGATCGGCCCCTCCAGTCCCAGCTTCTCCAGAGTGCCTGTTGCACTCAGCAGCAGCCAAGGCGGCACAGAGCCGAG GCCGGTGCCGCTTTCCTACAAGCTTTTGGACGGGGAGGTAGCCCGCCCGCCCCTCGTCTTTTTGCATGGGCTCTTTGGAAGCAAAGCCAACTTCAGCTCCATCGCCAAGGCCCTAGCCCAGCAGACTGGCAGGAGG GTGCTGACAGTGGATGCTCGAAACCATGGCGACAGCCCCCACAGCCCAGACATGAGCTACGAGGCCATGAGCCAGGATCTGCAGGACCTCCTGCCCCAGCTGGGCCTAGTGCCCTGCGTCCTCATTGGCCACAGCATGGGAGGCAAGACAGCCATGCTGCTGGCACTTCAAAGG CCAGAGCTGGTGGAGCGCCTGATTGCCGTGGACATTAGCCCAGTGGAGAGCACATCCAGCTCGAACTTTCCGAACTACGTAGCAGCCATGAAGGCCATAGACCTCCCGAATGGGGCATCCCTCTCCAGTGCCCGGAAACTGGCCAGTGAGAAGCTCAGCTCTGTCATCCAG AGCATAAGCGTACGGCAGTTCCTTCTTACCAACCTGGTGGAGGTGGATGGGCACTTCGTGTGGAGAGTGAACTTGGACGCTTTGTCCCAGCACTGGGACAAAATCTTGAACTTCCCACCACGGCAAGAATCCTACTCTGGACCAGCCCTCTTCCTCATTGGTGGAAACTCTCAATTCGTGCT TCCCAGCCACCACCCTGAGATTAGGCGGCTCTTCCCTCGGGCTCAGATGCAGACCTTGCCTAATGCTGGCCACTTGGTCCACAGCGACAGCCCGCAAGACTTCATGGCTGCCATCCGAAGCTTCCTGGCCTAA